The Phycisphaerae bacterium genomic interval ATGGGGCTCGCCGCCCACAATATCGGCGGGCCGGAAGTTGCCCTGGGGCTGGCCAACCTTCAAGAAGCGTCCCGCAAGACGGGTGCTCGTTTGATCTCAGCGAATCTGCGGGATTCTGTGGGGCGGCCGGTGTTCGATGGGTGGACGATCATCGAGACCGCGGGCCGAAGGCTGGCCGTTATCGGCGTGATTTCTCCGAGATACGCCGCCGGTGACGTGCGCATCGAAGACCCGAAGGCGGCGGTGCTGGCATCGCTGCAACAACTGGAGGGACGGCATGACGGAGTCGTGGTGATGGCATACCTGCCGGAGGATGAACTGCAACGCCTGGCCACGGAGCTGCCCGAGGTTGACGCGGTGATCGGCGGCCCGACTGGGCAGCCGATTGCGCCAAGGGCGGTCGGTCCAACCGTCCTGGCGGCGGCAACCAACAAGGGCAAGTTCCTCGTGCAACTGGAATTCGCGGCCGCGGGTAACGCCGGACCACCGACGGGGCAAGTCGTGGAGCTGACGGGGGACTGGCCCGACGATCGCGGCCAGTTGGCCAACCTGAGACGATACCTCGAAGAGCTGAACCGCAGGTCCTTCGAGCCCCACCAGACAGACCTGGTGCCGTCGGCTCCGCCGGATGTACCCCCCGGTTACCGCGTTGCCGGCAGCGCAACCTGCCGTGAATGCCACGAAAGAGACAACGAACTGTGGGATGCGTCGCGACACGCCAAGGCATGGGAGGACCTCAAGGCAATGGAACGGCACGTCGATCCCTATTGCCAGCAGTGTCACACGACCGGCTATGGACTGCCCGGCGGGTTTGTCACCGTCGCCAAGAGTCCCGACCGACTGGGCGTCGGCTGCGAGGCCTGTCATGGCCCGTCGCAAGTTCACGTCGAGGAGCCGGAACGCAGGACGCCCTTTGATGCGAAGGATCAGTGCACCCGTTGTCACGACCAGGAGAACAGCCCTGCGTTCGGGTATGAACGCTACTGGGAAAAGATCAAACACGGGGAAACCAAAGGCACCCAGCCGGACCGACTCGGTCCGCGGCCGTCAGGCACGGAGACACAGCCATGAAGCATCCGAGCCGCTTTGCGGTGATTGGGCAGGCCATAGCAGTTGGTCTCGTGTTCTTCCTGCGGTCCGCTCCGGTGCTTTCGGCAACAGCCGAGAGAACGACCAGTGAAGAGACCCCTTCTGCGGAAAAGGCGAATACCACCGGCGGTACGCTCCATGGCGGCAGCGCGGGCTGGCTGACGAATCTGAACGAGGGCTATGCTGAGGCGAGACGATCGAATCGTCCGATCGTCGTCCGTGTGGGAGCAACATGGTGTGGATGGTGCCGCAAACTCAACGATGAGCTCAAGGACTCATCGGTACAGGAATCGCTGTCGTCGTACGTGCGGGTTTACCTTGACGTCGATGACTCACCGCGCGACGCGCGGTCGCTGGGAATCAACGCCGTTCCGGCCTTGCGCGTGTTGAACGTCGCCGGCCGGGTGGTCGCCTCACATGATGGGTACATGGCCTCTGCCGACCTGGCGCAGTGGCTGAGCGGGCAATTGCCGGTAGCCACAGCCGTGACGCCCCCCGGCCTGAGAAAGGACGGACCGCTCGACGCGAAGACGCTGCACGAGTTGATCGATCAGTTGCGCGGTCGCGAGGCGTTGGTGAAGGAAGCCGCCATACAAAGGCTCGCGGCCGAGCCGAAGCTTGCCGCGCCCGCCGTCGTCACACTGTTCGCCGAAGGCGCGTTGTCTGAACGACTGGCGGCGCTGGAGTTGCTCGACGGATGGAGGGCGCCAATCCGGGATCTTGATCCCTGGCGGCCCGAGACAATCACGCTGCAGCGTCTCGAAGCCTTGCGAGCATGGGCTCGGCGGATGAGTGACGCGCCGGCGTCTATGCCGGCGCAACTGCCGGATGACGTTCTGGAAAACGCCCGGCGCGAGCTGATCCGGCTCGTCCAGGCCGATCGCGACGCCGAGGCCGAGATCGTCCGAGAACGGCTGGCGCGGTTGGGCCCGTCGTTGCTGCCGGTTGTCGCTGGGGAACTGCAGCAGGCCGCCACGGATCGCGATCGCGAACGGCTCACCGCCTTGCGATATCGGCTGGCCGCCCCGACGAGATTGGCTCTGGAGTGGCCGGGTGGTTTTGACCGACTGGCTTCGACCGACGCTCCGACGCGGCAGCAAGCCGCGGAAGAACTCGCCTCTCGGGCTCAGGCGGATGCTTCAGCTTTGCTTCGCGAGCTGTTCAGCAACCCGGACCCGCTGGTTCGGGAAATCAGCCTTCGAACGTTGCGCAAGGTGGGCGGCGAGGAAGCTAACGAGGCCCTGATGAGCCTGCTTGGCGACCCGGAGCCCAATGTCCGGGCCGCCGTGCTCAAGCAGCTCACCGAGCAGCCTTCGCCAAAGCTGATCCCCAGGCTTGCCGAGTATGCGGCCGCTGAGCAGGATGCCGACCTCCTGGTTCATGCCGTCCGTGCCTTGCGCGCGGCCGGCGGAAAGGATGCCCTCGAAGCGCTGAGCCGGATGACCGGTCACGACGCCTGGCAGGTCCGGGCCGAGGTCGCCGAGGCAATCGGCGAGGTCCTCATCGAATCAGGTAATCTGCCCCGGCAATCGCGGGCTGATGCTTATGTCACACTGCTTGCTCTACTGAAGGATCCCGACGGCTTTGTCACCAGCCGGGCGATGACCAGCCTTGATCACGCGGATGTGAGCCTGGTGACGGAACCGCTGGTCCAAGCCGCGCTGGATCATCCGGAGATGGCCGGCTCCCTGATCGAGATGCTCACCCGTCGAGGCGGGGACGCGGAACAGACCGGCACGTACCTGCGGAAGCTGCTCAGCGCGAAACACGCGAGCATCCGCGCCGCCGCCATCGAGCATTTTTGCAGAGTGCTCCCGAGACAGTCCGAGAAGGAATTGTTGACGGCTCTTGGCGATCCGGAAGAAGAGGTTCGGTTCGCGGCCGCCAAGGGGTTGATTCTGGTCCTCACGTCCTGTCGCCCAAGCGAAACGCCGTTCACGTCATATGAGTATCGGACGGAAGAAATCGCAGGAACTGGTTCGTCTCTGATCGCTCGGTTACTGGGGCTGTCACCCAGGCGTGTTGTTGTGCGCGTCGCCTCCTCATCCCCGGCAAGCGCGCCCTCGCAGAGTCAGCCGGTAGCGGATGCCGATTGGCTGGCGAATTTCAGATCGGGCATCGATCGACCCAAGTGGATGGATCAGGCCGTTGCACCGCTGGAAGGGTTACTGTCCAGCTCGCAGTGGGAGCACCGATTGACCGCCTGTATCGGCCTGATTGCGCTCGGACGCGACGAGACGGCCCTGGCTGTTCTGCGCGACGTAGTCCGCTCACAGAACGCCGCGGTCAGCCAGGCGGCGCAGGCGCTCGGGTGGCTGCCGCTCGGCGAG includes:
- a CDS encoding multiheme c-type cytochrome, with the translated sequence MLLLADKPLRSGCLVIGVCAVVLASCLWSCREEKSPPANERRVVVVVSGDTAGWIIPCGCTTHQSGGLLRRGTYVEKQREEADVILLDAGGAPGGTSPYQRLKFEAILEGERLMGLAAHNIGGPEVALGLANLQEASRKTGARLISANLRDSVGRPVFDGWTIIETAGRRLAVIGVISPRYAAGDVRIEDPKAAVLASLQQLEGRHDGVVVMAYLPEDELQRLATELPEVDAVIGGPTGQPIAPRAVGPTVLAAATNKGKFLVQLEFAAAGNAGPPTGQVVELTGDWPDDRGQLANLRRYLEELNRRSFEPHQTDLVPSAPPDVPPGYRVAGSATCRECHERDNELWDASRHAKAWEDLKAMERHVDPYCQQCHTTGYGLPGGFVTVAKSPDRLGVGCEACHGPSQVHVEEPERRTPFDAKDQCTRCHDQENSPAFGYERYWEKIKHGETKGTQPDRLGPRPSGTETQP
- a CDS encoding HEAT repeat domain-containing protein; this encodes MKHPSRFAVIGQAIAVGLVFFLRSAPVLSATAERTTSEETPSAEKANTTGGTLHGGSAGWLTNLNEGYAEARRSNRPIVVRVGATWCGWCRKLNDELKDSSVQESLSSYVRVYLDVDDSPRDARSLGINAVPALRVLNVAGRVVASHDGYMASADLAQWLSGQLPVATAVTPPGLRKDGPLDAKTLHELIDQLRGREALVKEAAIQRLAAEPKLAAPAVVTLFAEGALSERLAALELLDGWRAPIRDLDPWRPETITLQRLEALRAWARRMSDAPASMPAQLPDDVLENARRELIRLVQADRDAEAEIVRERLARLGPSLLPVVAGELQQAATDRDRERLTALRYRLAAPTRLALEWPGGFDRLASTDAPTRQQAAEELASRAQADASALLRELFSNPDPLVREISLRTLRKVGGEEANEALMSLLGDPEPNVRAAVLKQLTEQPSPKLIPRLAEYAAAEQDADLLVHAVRALRAAGGKDALEALSRMTGHDAWQVRAEVAEAIGEVLIESGNLPRQSRADAYVTLLALLKDPDGFVTSRAMTSLDHADVSLVTEPLVQAALDHPEMAGSLIEMLTRRGGDAEQTGTYLRKLLSAKHASIRAAAIEHFCRVLPRQSEKELLTALGDPEEEVRFAAAKGLILVLTSCRPSETPFTSYEYRTEEIAGTGSSLIARLLGLSPRRVVVRVASSSPASAPSQSQPVADADWLANFRSGIDRPKWMDQAVAPLEGLLSSSQWEHRLTACIGLIALGRDETALAVLRDVVRSQNAAVSQAAQALGWLPLGERVSLFRELLGLAAETQLMVDVINGLAILPDPQAAAPLWELLGQKDFALGWADTAQASLLRLYLGPEYEWSDVNAERRRRLVTEATPMTEKGPEVRQLVALSLLLTGSKSDAVTAARRLYEAPESNSPLRADALQIMLLGQSEAQAVETAATALASPDDHVRGTALLYLARGKTQLDKLRGVLSLHIFSEAEAAFLDFASSGGQPISPQAPQGLTVDNVRPLLRSGDATTRAHAGYLLALLKQPEGLEPLVEHWRENARQDSTWRRQVYRAIAALNDDEHTPILEEIYKDLAGETSAMREFYWTVRSMDGEKVFALRKKIRTEVGMDQLR